The Caldanaerovirga acetigignens genome includes a region encoding these proteins:
- a CDS encoding zinc ribbon domain-containing protein produces MPVIYVDPKETSKTCPKCGNVSRYNRKIQGWFKCVKCGYQSDADRVGAINIAAKALDTLGA; encoded by the coding sequence GTGCCTGTAATCTACGTCGATCCCAAGGAGACCTCCAAGACTTGTCCGAAGTGCGGGAATGTTTCCCGGTATAACCGGAAGATCCAAGGCTGGTTTAAATGCGTAAAGTGTGGATACCAGTCTGATGCGGACAGGGTGGGGGCAATAAACATAGCCGCGAAAGCGCTCGATACTCTCGGGGCAT